Below is a window of Lodderomyces elongisporus chromosome 3, complete sequence DNA.
AAATCTACCGGCGTACCAAGTGAAGTAGGATTGAAACGAGATGCTGATAGAGTAATGGAATACCTTTCTCGAGAAGACGCACAATACCAAGAGTCGTCAATTGTGCTCTATGGAAGATCATTGGGAGGCGCTGTTGGTGTCTATATTGCTGCGACAAAGTCATCGTGCGTGCATGCCATAATATTGGAAAATACATTTTTATCAATACGGAAAACAGTTCCACACATTTTCCCgcttttgaaatttgttACTGGATTTGTACATCAAAAGTGGGATCTGGAGTCGTTGGTGCCTTTGATTCCCAGCAAAATACCGGTACTTTTGTTGAGCGCAAGAAGAGACGAAATAGTCCCACCTTTGCACATGGACACTATCTATGACTTGTTACAAAGCGAGAGCAAAGAAATCAAGacttttgaaaatagtTACCACAATGACACTGTTTTACAGGAGGGATACTGGGATAAAATACATGCATTCATCAAAGACAAAGTAAATCCTGTTGGactttaaagaaaagaaaaaaaaaacaggatAAAAGcagaacaaaaacagaacaaaatagaaacaacaatatcaacaaaagaatttaACATTCTTTGTTGGTACTATCCTCTAAAACTATAATATTAGACCAAGGGTTAATAATATACACACCTTCTGTAACtttaacaacaaccacagcCTCttaaccaaaaacaaaaagtagATGGCCAATGGAGGAGGAGTGGGGTGAACAAGTAAGGAACTAATCTGGCCTTATTCCTTTTGCGTGGAGGTTGGAAAAATTTAGTACTAACAAAATTACAAGACAATTTGTGGTTCAGCACCTTTTTGGTTCGATGCGTTGTGCGAGATAAACTCGACTCGCTGGTCGTCTTTCAATTGTAAGATTTTCTTTAATCTCTCTCCAACGGTTCTTAATTTCGACTCATCACAGTCCTTGGTCCAGATACCGATTCTGTAAACTTGCTTTCTAACGTTGATAACAATTCCGTTGACTTCATCTTCGTCGTCTTCAATGGTTTCACCAATAACGGCAAGCAATCCTCTAAGCCACAAGTCGTTGATGATTGGGTTACCTTCCTTTTTCAGGAATGCGTGTTGCCATTTACCACCTTTGGCGTTGGCCTCATCTTCCCACTCGGGTCTGATACCTTCTTTGAACAAGTGGTAGTCTGACTTTAATGGAATTTGGTTAGCAGATGGGATCGAGTTGTAGATACCCCAAAACTCCTCTACTGACGAAAACGCAATCACTGGTTTCAAAAGATCGTGCCAGTTTTCAGACTTGTTAGTCTGTGGCTTTGTATACCAAAGAGTCCATCTGTGATTCAATGGGTGCTTTGCGGTGAATTCTTCTTTGGAATCAAAAACAGTCTTTTCTGCGGACTCTTGTTTGGAATCTAACGACAAGTCTTCTGTTTTCTTAGTTAATTCTTCAGACATAATctaaaatggaaaagaaaaggggaAATAAAATGTTAGTGTCAAAGTTTCTTTGCTACTTGCTCCTTAAAGCAACTCAATAGTTCCTACATACTCACTTATTTAGACGATTCAAGAAGGGGTTTATATAGATGAATCTTTCAAAGGGCTGTTTCTCGAATTTTTGGTTTAATcttcaaaaatttttaatatcaaaaaaaaaggccaagagagagtgagagagagtgtgtgaaAGTGAGAAtgtgttgtgtttgtatgtgtgtgtgtgtgtgtcgaAGTGAAAATATGTGGAAAATTATCGACACTGGTTGCGACACGACAAAAAGGCAAACATTGCTCTAAAACCACAATATAATGGATAGGGTGCTAGCAAGAAGTAAGATGAAGAACTAGTTGAATTtagaaattaaaacaaaaaaacaaagaaacaaagaaacagagaCATAGTGATATTAGGATGGAACTTGGTATGTGTAAAGAGGTACTAAGAAGTATTTAGTTAGTGAactcttctccttttttgtttgttgtattCTTCTATCGTCAATAAGTCTACTCCTAAAACCTctagtaaaagaaaaaaaaaataaaaggcAATCGTTTAACAAAAAATCATCActatataaagaaaacaaaaagaatgatACAGGATAAATTCTGCATTAGATCAATCCCAATAGCACGTATACTGCACCAGCAACTCCAGCGTAGACATTATTGCCACTGCTGCCAGCTCCAGCATTGCCTTGAGAAATGGTGGTGTGGTCGTAAGATCTGTGCCCACCAACTGAACCGCTGATGGTGCCCATTCCTATTTCTCCACTGGCAATACTTTGACCGGCTGCGTCGGTATTTATACTCAGGAAGGATTGACTGAATAATGTGGACATAGTAGTAAGTTCACCCTTCACTGTGGTTGTGATCCACACGATGGTTTGCTCACTGGTTTTAGCACCGGCACCATCACCTTGGTCGGCCAAGCCATAAACCGATgcaaaaaggaagaatatGCAGCTCAATAGTTTACCAAAAATCATCtctatatgtatatgtctATCTTTATTTTGCGTCTAAGTAGCACTGTTGTGTATTCTATGGATATGTTGTGTGAAGCTCAAGTCTTTTGCGTTACTTTTTGGCTCTTTGCGTATGTGAATTTTGGGCTTATGTGTATATTTTAGCCTAAGCCTTGCTCGTACTTGTGAGATAAAGGTCTTGGCGGAAGCAAGGATGATAAATGTTTCTAATGTATTTTAATCTACTGTTGTTGCAGCTATATAACGAATGTGTTTGCAACTTACTGTCTGTTGGATGTTTAAGTTTCCTCTTTCAAGTGTAATATTAATGTGAAATCTccaagagaaagaaaacagagTATAACAGTAGATCTGGGTGCTTGTATTATCCAAATCTTGACTTGaaaatataatttttttttgggagTGTGAGCGAGAGAGAGTGAGTGTGCGAGAGggagagcaaaaaaacaaaagaaaaaaagaaactagCACTGCCTCAAATCAGTTCAAAACACAGTAAccaaaaatggaaatatCCAATATATCACGTGCATGTAGTCACCTGATTGAATAGTAAATTTTCTtcagtatttttttttatggtTTACTATTAAAAGCTTGCTAGATCAAATGGACTCTGAATGAACTGTTGCTAAAAAGATGTTGTATAGatataaaaagaacagaatgttgctgttgttgtgttccaaagaaaagaagtgTTAAGAAgtgaagaacaaaagaagaaagagaaaaggtGACTGGATCCAAGCAAATACTTTGTTATTATATTCAATTGTACTAAGCTTCTCCATCGAAAATGAACTTGGCAAATTCATTTGGGCTAgcatttgatgatgatgatgatgaagataaaTCACTATTTTCTAAATGTTGTGGTTATGCTTCTAGTCTAATGGCctaaccttttttttgatactAGCTTCTGATGGGATGCAAAAATCATCTTTTAAATCGTTTTGCCAGTTTTGGggttctttatttttctttttatatttttttttttattttttttttattttttatttagtttttttttttatttgtaaAGACTTGTGTAGAGAGCGCATCTCAAATGTAAATGCCTTTTAACTAATATTTCACTTCAGGACCTTCTCGACTCATCGAAAACCAACATTTGTCACTATTTAGATAAAGAAGCAAATGGCCAAAAAGACATTAGCAGACGAGATCTCAAGCTTGTACAAGCccaaagaagaatatgATGTAGAGGATTTTGACTCGGGAAGACCAGCCAGTGATCTTTTCCAACACGATGACGCTGCAGGAGAAGATAGTTCTGAAGACGTTTCCGATGAGGAgttaaagaaacaacattATGTTTCGTCAACAAAATCGAAATTGAGAGGTCAGCAAGGGTTAAATTTGGGAAAGATGTACACAGGAGACGTTGTTTCCAGAGAGGATTTATACCGcgatgacgaagaagaagaggaagaagaagaagaagaggaagaagaagaagagagggaggatgatgatgatgatgaaaaggaggaggaggaggaggaggaggaggaggaggacaATTTTGAGGCGTTTTCTTCAGATGAACAGGAGTCTGAGATCGATTCTGAGCTGGCGTCAGATGAGGACACCAACAACAGGCGTTTGTCCAAACCTAGTAATCCGACAACCCCAAAGAGTGATTTAATCAAGAAAATCATGAAGGACGAACGAACACATCTTATCAATAGGTTATCACAATCTGCAGTCAATGACTCTCTCAAAGGGTTTGCtgtacaacaacaacacaagACGTATGAGAAATTAATCGATGTGCGAATAAAATTCCAGAAAGCTGTTGGTGCGGCAAACAAACTACCTATTGACTCGGCATCGTTTGACAAATACAAGTCAGATGAGTCTGCCGAATTGCTCAAGGACACAAAAGGCCAGCTCTACGAGCTTTTGAAAAGTCTATTCAAACTCAGATCTCAATtggacaacaacaacagcaacaacaacaacagcaacaacaaagcaaCTGATATCAAAGCACCTAAGAAGAGAACATTCCTGGAATATGCTAAAACAACGGCTAATGCCGACAAGAAACTTCAAGCTGATAGAAGTTCCATTTTAAACAAATGGTCAATGAAAGTACAAAACTCTTCCGGTGGAACGGCAATCAATGCCAACAAGTTTAAGGCCATCAATCAGTCCTTTGAACAACAAGTTCAGAACAACTTATCTGATATGGAAAGGTTGGTGAAACGAACAAGATTAAATAGAAGGCAAATTATGCCAATTGGTTACACTCCTTCGTTGGACTTGGAAACCTCACAATCCAACGGCACTCGTCCTGATGCTAACCTTGATGACGATTCCATTATCCCAGAAGAGCCTTTACGTAAAAAATCACAAGGTCAAGAGATTCCTTATATATTTGACGATGAGGACTTTTACCGTGTCTTACTTAATGACTTGGTTGATCGTAAAGTGCAAACAGCCGACCCAACGTCAAACATCACCATTGTTAGATCTGCCCAAAGAGCAAATAAACTACTGAATAATGTAGATACAAAGGCGTCAAAGGGAAGAAAATTGAGATTCCATGTGCAAGAACAGATTGCCAATTTTGAAACCTCTACAGGTGGCTGGAAATGGAACGACGACCAGATTGACGAGTTCTTTGCTTCATTATTAGGACAAAAGGTTAATATGAAAgaagatgaggatgatgaggatgatgatgaagagaatggagaaagtaaagaagaagatgctAACAATGGCTCTGAAGAAATATCGTTGGCCAATGGCGATGGTATCAGACTTTTCGGTTAAATGTGTTGTGGATGTGATATAGATGATTTATAGACGATGTGGAAAGTAGTAGACCGGTTTCAATCTCAATCTGTTATTAAGAAAAGGTAGATTTTTAATCAAAAGCATATCAATGATTTATAGTTttgaatcaaaaaagacaatacaaaacaaatctGTTAAGCTTCGGATTAAGTGTAGGTGTGTTGAATTTGTGCGTTCCCTACTTAAGATTGTGTAAAATTAGCTGACCCATCTCAGTAACCTCCCTAGAAATAAATTCAGCATTCTTTTCACATgttctttccttctcctAACAAAACTCATTAGTTTGTTACCTCATCGCTAttataatgaaaaaaaaattgactttgttgttgtcaaaTGTACACAttacaaaattgaatataGACGATTCAAGTTACAAGTGGGAAACCATATACACATCAAGAGCTTACCAACATTTATTTAGCATTGTACTCAGTTCCCCCATAGTAAATATGGTTTAAACTTGCAAGCCTCACTCCGTTAAGCTTCTATGGCTCACAATGCTACTAAATGTCTGAGTACATACTTTTATTCAAAGTATCTCATCGTCTTTACAACTACAAATTTATAGAAATCGTACTTTATTGAtcaaaagtcaaaaaaaaaatattctgCCTCGACATGACAAACAGATATCAGCAAAGGCACTTTAATCACTAATCCAGTCGTAAGATCAATCACATGATCATTCCCGTAAttcagtttctttttttttccataaactattgaaaaaaagataaaagtTAGTAACAATCCGAGTAGACATCAATGTCAtaatcatcttcttctcccGTACTAAACAGTCACGAATGAAATATTCAATCAAATAATatcagacaaaaaaaattaaggtAGCTAGGGTTTTTCCACATCGACATTACGTCTCGAGCCAAATGCACTCGGACTCATCATTTAGATGATTGAATATCTCGTTTCGTAACTCCGAGTTCTGAAAGGTGAAGGTGAATGACATTTAATGCATCCAAATAAACAAGTGATACgtgcatatatatatacatatatgcATATGTGATTGTTTA
It encodes the following:
- the bem46 gene encoding bem46 protein, variant (MEROPS:MER0017242), which gives rise to MVWTIYSLVKSITQLGLGVSAVALAALYYYQSSLIYPASLNDGHGYCATPDEYDIPFEQVSLTTEDGETLQCYSMKQDQKDPDYKNKTVLLLAPNAGNIGHALPIAAIFYKSFGYNAFIYSYRGYGKSTGVPSEVGLKRDADRVMEYLSREDAQYQESSIVLYGRSLGGAVGVYIAATKSSCVHAIILENTFLSIRKTVPHIFPLLKFVTGFVHQKWDSESLVPLIPSKIPVLLLSARRDEIVPPLHMDTIYDLLQSESKEIKTFENSYHNDTVLQEGYWDKIHAFIKDKVNPVGL
- the TIF45 gene encoding eukaryotic translation initiation factor 4E (BUSCO:EOG092646VF) — translated: MSEELTKKTEDLSLDSKQESAEKTVFDSKEEFTAKHPLNHRWTLWYTKPQTNKSENWHDLLKPVIAFSSVEEFWGIYNSIPSANQIPLKSDYHLFKEGIRPEWEDEANAKGGKWQHAFSKKEGNPIINDLWLRGLLAVIGETIEDDEDEVNGIVINVRKQVYRIGIWTKDCDESKLRTVGERLKKILQLKDDQRVEFISHNASNQKGAEPQIVL
- the BFR2 gene encoding rRNA-processing protein bfr2 (BUSCO:EOG09262WSH) translates to MAKKTLADEISSLYKPKEEYDVEDFDSGRPASDLFQHDDAAGEDSSEDVSDEELKKQHYVSSTKSKLRGQQGLNLGKMYTGDVVSREDLYRDDEEEEEEEEEEEEEEEREDDDDDEKEEEEEEEEEEDNFEAFSSDEQESEIDSESASDEDTNNRRLSKPSNPTTPKSDLIKKIMKDERTHLINRLSQSAVNDSLKGFAVQQQHKTYEKLIDVRIKFQKAVGAANKLPIDSASFDKYKSDESAELLKDTKGQLYELLKSLFKLRSQLDNNNSNNNNSNNKATDIKAPKKRTFSEYAKTTANADKKLQADRSSILNKWSMKVQNSSGGTAINANKFKAINQSFEQQVQNNLSDMERLVKRTRLNRRQIMPIGYTPSLDLETSQSNGTRPDANLDDDSIIPEEPLRKKSQGQEIPYIFDDEDFYRVLLNDLVDRKVQTADPTSNITIVRSAQRANKLSNNVDTKASKGRKLRFHVQEQIANFETSTGGWKWNDDQIDEFFASLLGQKVNMKEDEDDEDDDEENGESKEEDANNGSEEISLANGDGIRLFG